From the genome of Ailuropoda melanoleuca isolate Jingjing chromosome 5, ASM200744v2, whole genome shotgun sequence:
GGCTACCCCCTGGCAGCTGCAGCCCAAGTCCGGGAACCCCAGCTCAGGCTGGAGGAGACAGGACGCCCACCACGGTCTCTTTCCACCACTACCTCCGCCCCCCCCCATCTCATCCCCTGCTTTCAATGGGGGAtcgctctgccccttcctcttctctttcctccccgtCCCCTTCCTTTACTGGAAAGTCCTGGAGGAGGCTCCTGCCCGCTTCCCACTCCAGACATTCTGCCCCTtgtgcccccacccacccacacacgcacacccccTCCCCTATAGGGGCCccatcttgtgtgtgtgtgtccctgctTCCGCGTGGTGTCTCCATTCCCCTGTTCCTCCCGTGcgcctccctcccccgccccgggccGCGGCTCTTGATTGTCCAAACGCAATTCTCGAGTCTATGGCTCTGGCCGAGAGTTGAGTCTGGACGTCCCGAGCCGCCGCCCCCAAACCTCGAGGGGAGAGCGGGTCGGAGGGTCAAGGGAGAGCCAAAGCGGAGGGTGGAGCAAGTCCCCAGGGTGGTAAGGGGAATCCCGGGCTCATCCGGATTTAGTTGCATTCACAGGACTGGAAGACTGAAGCGGCCGAGGATCCTTTGcagccttcccccctcccctcccctccccgaaTGCCGGGCTGGGGTTACGCAGAagttgtggggaggggggcagctgtTCCCCAGAGCCGCTAGGGGACGCGGAGTGGGGGAGGTGGCCCCTTTTCCAACCCTTCTGTCCCCTCCCGGGGTCCAAAAGATCCCAGGCCCCGCCCTCCGGAGCGGAGGCCCCGGGTGGGGACCTCGGGAAGGGAATTGTGGCTAAGGTTGGCGGCGCGACGGTGCCGGCCCGGGGACTGGGACCGGGGTCCCCACGTAGCTCGGGACTCCGGGGACGCGGGCTCTACAGGCGAAGCGGGCGCGTCCCGGAGGCGGGGTACCCGGGCGCCCACGTCGCGTTCCACCCGAGCCCCGAGTGGCGGGTGACGTCTCcgctggcgggggtgggggggtgtagTGGAGGGACAGACGGAAGTGACGTAGAGCCCCAGCGCCCGGGccatggcggcggcggcggcgggagctGCTGTCTGAGCAGCAGCTGCGGACCGAGCGAACTGGGGCTGGGAGCCCGGGCCCAGGGAGAGGCGCTGCGGCAACGGGGGCGCGGACGGCTGGAGCCGGGTGAGGGGCAGCGCGGCGCGAggcggaggggggtgggggggaggcaccGGGAGGGGCGGGGTCTGCGCGAGGGCGGCCCCCCTAacaccccttcccccttccccctcttcccagcctatctctccttctcctccaccgCTGCGGAGCCCTTAGTGGGGGTCTGTGCCCGGTCACCATGACGACGCCGGCGAATGCCCAGAATGCCAGCAAAACGTGGGAACTGAGTCTGTATGAGCTCCACCGGACCCCGCAGGTGACAGGGACTCTCCCTTCACAGCTTACTCCCCTTCCCCAAACCTTTCAATCCACAGACCCCATCCCACCgcctcttttccattttttgccCTGTTCTGCGGACCCTGCCCCATGTCACAGACTCCCTCGGCCCTACCTTTGCATCATCTTAATCTTTTCCAAGCACTTcacatttatctcatttaatcctcacatcagcTAGTGCCACAGCCTTAGGGCAAGTATGACTGCCTTCATCTGAAAGATAGTAAACAGACAGAAATTACCTTCACTGTTCCTCAGCTTACTGTTCCTTCCTAAGTGCACATAAGACTTTCCTCCcaagtttattaaaaatggagCCTCTTggtcttcccccaccccccaacattcTGATACAATAATGAGATGGGGCTCCAGAGCCTGCATTTTAAGTAAGTACCCTAGGGGATACTGATATAGGTCGAACCTGGACCACACTTTCAGAAATTCTGTTGAAACAGTCCTCCCCAAACTCCAAATCTGTGTCACCCCCATCCCCAGACCTCTCGCCACACCTCAGATCCTCCGGTTGCGAAGCTCCTACTTCTAGTTAATGGACACTAatcctttctgttttccattctctCCCAAGTCAAAGCTCCTCTCTCTCAGAATTACCATCTTCTTCAAGTGGCCAACATGGGGTCCCCAGATCCTGctatttcactgaatttttcaaaattcccatTCCATGGACCACTGATTTCTAAAACCCCTTTCCCCCCAACCCGCCATCACATTTCCACTCACTGATGCCTCCAGGAAGCCATCATGGATGGCACAGAGATTGCGGTTTCCCCTCGGTCACTGCATTCAGAGCTCATGTGCCCCATCTGCCTGGACatgctgaagaatacaatgaccACCAAGGAGTGCCTCCACCGATTCTGCTCGGACTGCATTGTCACCGCCCTGCGGAGCGGGTAACAGGAGGGATGTGTTTGAGATGGGGTGAAGGATCCAGACCTGGGGCCTCAATGCCCTGGCGACTGACTGTTCAgggcctcctctctcccaccccaggaaCAAGGAGTGCCCTACCTGCCGCAAGAAGCTGGTATCCAAGCGGTCTCTGCGACCAGACCCCAACTTCGATGCCCTGATCTCTAAGATCTATCCCAGCCGGGAGGAATACGAGGCCCACCAAGACCGGGTGCTCATCCGCCTCAGCCGCCTGCACAACCAGCAGGCACTGAGCTCCAGCATTGAGGAGGGGCTGCGCATGCAGGCCATGCACAGGTTCGGGCCGGGAGAGAGGCGGTAGCTGGGCTGGCAGGACAGATGTGTGGGTCAGACTTCTGGCGCTGTCTTTGCTGCCTGCCAGCTCTAAGCCTTAGTGTCGCAATAGCTAACCGCAGCCTGGTTGTCGAAGCCTGGACATCAGAGACATAAACTCCAGCTTCTTAGTCAGCACCTGGCACTACTATTCTTAAGAAGGAAATAGCTCGCCCTCTAACTTTCTAGAAGTTAGAGCAGTGGAGTGATTTTGAGCATAAACTCTGGATTCACACCACTGGGAATTAAATGACCTCCTAGGCTAGCATTGCTCAGTCTTTAATAGGAATCCAGATTACCTGCGgggcttgttaaaaatgaaaattctaattcAGTACGTCTGGAGTTGGGCCTGAAATTCTGCCTTTCTACAAACCTATGCTACAGGTTCCTGGAGTCCGTGAGGAGAGGCAAGGGGCTGTGATTGCAAAcaagttatttcacctctctaagcctcggtttcctcaacCATAAATAGAATATAATCACCTGCTTCTAGGATGTGTACTATGTGAGGCAGTCAGTGCAAAATACTTAGCAGTGTGCTTGGCAAGTAGttagtgtttaataaatattaggtGTCATCAGTAAGATTTCCCTGATCTCTTGTTCTCTCATAAGTTTATAGTCTAAACCCCTTATCCTTGGTGCTTTCTAACCTCAACCACTTGCTTCTACAGGGCCCAGCGTGTGAGGCGACCGATGCCCGGGTCAGATCAGACCACCACGAtgagtgggggggaaggagagcctggggagggagagggggatggagaggaTGTGAGCTCAGACTCCGCCCCTGactctgccccaggccctgctcccaaGCGACCCCGTGGTGGGGGCGCAGGGGGGAGCAGTGTAGGGACAGGGGGAGGTGGCactggtggggtgggtgggggcgcCGGTTCCGAAGACTCTGGTGACCGGGGAGGGACCTTGGGAGGGGGAACCCTAGGCCCCCCAAGCCCTCCTGGGGCCCCCAGTCCCCCGGAGCCAGGTGGAGAAATTGAGCTCGTGTTCcggccccaccccctgctcgtggAGAAGGGAGAATACTGCCAGACTAGGTGAGAGCCCTGTCTTTCCCCTGACCTCTGAGAAACCAGAGACCACATAGACTTCCACCCGAAGTGGGCTTCACCCAGACCCAGCAAGAAATTCTAACCCAGAGGCCCTGTTGGAAAGTCCCCTACTTCCCTTGTCCATTTAAGGCTTTCTGTGCCCTAAACCTGCCCTCTTTCCTGCTTCAGGTATGTGAAGACAACTGGGAATGCCACAGTGGACCATCTTTCCAAGTACTTGGCCCTGCGCATTGCTCTTGAGCGGAGGCAGCAGCAAGAGGCCGGGGAGCCAGGAGGGCCTGGAGGGGGCGCCTCTGATGCCGCGGGACctgatgggggtggtggggagggtgggggtacCGGAGGAGGTGACGGCCCTGAGGAGCCTGCCTTGCCCAGTCTGGAAGGTGTCAGCGAAAAGCAGTACACCATCTACATCGCCCCTGGGGGTGGAGCTTTCACGGTGAGAGCCTCTGAGGGCAGTGCTGtaagaggggagaggtggggagggtggcctGGGGCCACACAGAACCATGGATCCTGACCTTCTAACtggcccaccctcctccctccctccctatgtatctcttatctctgtctcctcccccaccactccctatGCCCCTGCTTTGCCTTGCCCCATctcttttattactttcttttttcctcccttggtCATTTTCTGCCTTAttctccaactttcttttttcttaccctgcctctctcttttccaccCCCTGTGTAGACACTGAATGGCTCACTGACCCTGGAACTGGTGAATGAGAAGTTCTGGAAGGTGTCCCGGCCACTGGAGCTCTGCTATGCCCCCACCAAGGATCCAAAGTGACCCCACAAGGGGACAGCCAGAGGATGGGGACCATGGGGTGTCCCTGTGTCCTGGCCCACCACCGCCAGCTTCTTTGTCCCCCAGTGCTCCCCCAACCCAGCTAGCCAGCAAGAGGACACAAATGAGGACAAGTGGCTTTTATACAAAGTATCTATATCAGATTCTTCTATATTGTACAGAGCGGGGCATGCGCCCCCATCTACTGCCTTTTCTAttgccccccccaacctcccaTCTATACAAGATGTTGGGGAAGGTGAAGAACCCTCCCCTTCATGCCCTCCTACCAACAACaaatttgcttcttttcctctttgaaacCTGCAGTTCTGTGTCTCTGTTTATCAGGGGTGTACTAGaagggcaaaaacaaaacaaaagattggGGAGACAAGCCTGGAAATCATATGGAAATCAGCCTTGGAAATGGGGAGGAAATGTCAAAGGTTATTCACGGTGTGTAAATCCCAATTTTCTGAACCCCAGTCAACAAATATGTACGAAAATAGTGGGGAACGATCTGtgaagctgggagagagagggTAAAGAGCTGAGGGGCGTCTCAAGTCAGATCTCAAACCTGCCTCCTAAAACCTGAATCGCCCAGCCTGAAATCCAGGGTTTCAGTATCAAAGGGAAAGTGGGAAAGTGACTCAAGAGAGTAAGTCACGTTTGTAGATGCCAACGGGACCGGGACCGTGATGTTTGGAAGCAGAGTAATTCCTCATCACTGCAAGAAGCTGGTTTCTATAGCTGGAAAAACAGGAGGGAGGGACGTGGAGAGGACTGCGACAAACCCCTGCTGGACATCCCGGCCGCTTCCCAAAGAAGGCGGGCAGGGCCAGGGACTACAGTTCCCAGGAGTGAGCGAACCAGTGCCCGCCGAGCCGCGGGCTGAGTGGAGGGAGGGCCGCACGGGAGGTCTAGCTCTGCTCCTAGTCAGGCTGCGGCCGagagcagagggctgggggcCTCAAGCGAAGCCACCGCTAGCTCCCGGCCTCGAGTTGCGTGGGCGTGCCGGGCCGCAAGCTCGGGTCCGGGCTGTAGAGCTGCTCGGCTGCGCGCCGCGTCCCGTGCTGTGCGGGGGTAGGGGACGAAGACTCGCCTCTCCCGGAGTAACTGATGCTCCCTCTATGCCCCCCCCT
Proteins encoded in this window:
- the RING1 gene encoding E3 ubiquitin-protein ligase RING1, with the translated sequence MTTPANAQNASKTWELSLYELHRTPQEAIMDGTEIAVSPRSLHSELMCPICLDMLKNTMTTKECLHRFCSDCIVTALRSGNKECPTCRKKLVSKRSLRPDPNFDALISKIYPSREEYEAHQDRVLIRLSRLHNQQALSSSIEEGLRMQAMHRAQRVRRPMPGSDQTTTMSGGEGEPGEGEGDGEDVSSDSAPDSAPGPAPKRPRGGGAGGSSVGTGGGGTGGVGGGAGSEDSGDRGGTLGGGTLGPPSPPGAPSPPEPGGEIELVFRPHPLLVEKGEYCQTRYVKTTGNATVDHLSKYLALRIALERRQQQEAGEPGGPGGGASDAAGPDGGGGEGGGTGGGDGPEEPALPSLEGVSEKQYTIYIAPGGGAFTTLNGSLTLELVNEKFWKVSRPLELCYAPTKDPK